A genomic stretch from Erigeron canadensis isolate Cc75 chromosome 9, C_canadensis_v1, whole genome shotgun sequence includes:
- the LOC122582858 gene encoding ADP,ATP carrier protein 2, mitochondrial-like, with the protein MADQKQTCYDAFQRPIASQKQFAYGNHSNAAFQFPVSQSLVATNVSPVFVQAPSEKGLTGFATDFLMGGVSAAVSKTAAAPIERVKLLIQNQDEMLKAGRLSEPYKGIVNCFSRTIKDEGVMSLWRGNTANVIRYFPTQALNFAFKDYFKSLFNFKKDRDGYWKWFAGNLASGGAAGASSLLFVYSLDYARTRLANDAKAAKKGGERQFNGLVDVYKKTLATDGIAGLYRGFNISCVGIIVYRGLYFGLYDSLKPVVLTGSLQDNFLASFGLGWLITNGAGLASYPIDTVRRRMMMTSGEAVKYKSSFDAFSQIVKKEGARSLFKGAGANILRAVAGAGVLAGYDKLQVLVFGKKYGSGGA; encoded by the exons ATGGCTGATCAGAAGCAAACTTGTTATGATGCTTTTCAAAGACCAATTGCTAGTCAGAAACAATTTGCATATGGCAATCATTCAAATGCAGCCTTTCAGTTTCCAGTATCTCAATCATTGGTTGCTACAAACGTTTCTCCGGTTTTTGTTCAAGCTCCATCAGAGAAAGGGCTGACTGGATTTGCCACTGATTTTCTTATGGGGGGAGTTTCAGCAGCTGTTTCTAAAACAGCAGCTGCTCCAATTGAGCGTGTCAAACTCTTGATCCAAAACCAAGATGAGATGCTCAAAGCTGGTCGTCTTTCTGAGCCATACAAGGGTATTGTAAATTGTTTCTCTAGAACAATCAAAGATGAAGGCGTTATGTCTTTGTGGAGAGGAAACACTGCCAATGTCATTCGTTATTTCCCAACCCAG GCTCTTAACTTTGCATTCAAGGACTACTTCAAGAGTTTGTTCAACTTTAAGAAAGATCGTGATGGCTACTGGAAGTGGTTTGCTGGAAATCTTGCCTCTGGTGGTGCTGCTGGTGCTTCCTCCCTACTCTTTGTATACTCTTTGGATTATGCTAGAACTCGCTTAGCAAACGATGCCAAGGCTGCAAAGAAGGGAGGAGAGAGACAATTTAATGGCTTAGTTGATGTCTACAAGAAGACATTGGCTACAGATGGTATTGCTGGGCTCTACCGTGGATTTAATATTTCATGTGTCGGTATCATTGTGTACCGTGGTCTTTACTTTGGCTTGTACGATTCTTTGAAGCCGGTTGTTCTCACTGGTTCATTGCAG GATAACTTTCTTGCTAGCTTTGGGCTTGGTTGGCTGATTACAAACGGTGCTGGTCTTGCCTCATACCCCATTGACACCGTGCGTAGAAGGATGATGATGACGTCTGGTGAAGCTGTCAAGTACAAGAGCTCTTTTGATGCATTCAGTCAAATTGTGAAGAAAGAGGGTGCCCGGTCGTTGTTCAAGGGTGCAGGGGCGAATATCTTGCGTGCTGTAGCCGGTGCTGGTGTTCTTGCTGGTTATGACAAGCTTCAGGTCCTTGTCTTTGGCAAGAAGTATGGTTCTGGTGGagcttaa